Genomic DNA from Stigmatopora argus isolate UIUO_Sarg chromosome 13, RoL_Sarg_1.0, whole genome shotgun sequence:
AGTGTCAGGAGAGCCTCCTCTTCGACAGCTACTTGGTCAACACGCTCATTTCGCTGCTCTCGGAGCTGTCCGACTCCCACGTGCGAGCCTTCCGACACACCTGCACGCTCGCAGGTACGGTGTTCAAATTGTAGATCGTCTTACATTTTTCCAAAAATTCACATAAGACACCAGGCCCATAAACTAGTTTATTTCtcaacagattaaaaaaataaatacatttccaagCAACTTCTGTTGTTCACTGCTGttgacagcgctagatgtccacttcaaatggattgtacgTCTACTAATGTTTATGCGTGTGGACTTTTTTGAGGTCCTCATGTTTTCTAAACAACAGTTCTGCTGCTCCATAATTTATTTAGCGTCCTAttgtcattgtgcatttttcacCTTGCTATTTTGGTGAAATCTCTCATTCTCTAACGTGTTTTCCTTCGTTTTTGATTAGCCGTCAAATTGCTGAGCTCCTTGATGGACGTGGCCATAAACCTGAGTGCCAGCGTTGAAAAAAGTCAAAAGCTGCAGCGGGCGCAAAGGCCGAGCCGACAGAAGGCGCAGGCGGAATTGGCGCGAAAAAATGTCAAGGAGGTAAGAAACAGCGCTCTTCTCTCCCTTCGCCGGCCGGCATCAAAACTGCATGTTTGTTTTCAAGCTGCTGGAAAAGAGGGCCGAGATTGAGAGCATGATGGACACCATCTTCAAGGCCGTTTTTCTCAAGAGATATCGGTACACCTTGAACTCATCAAAAAATGCGTCGTACAAAGACAAAATACGGAAAAAAATGCGATAAAATACAATCGTACCTTTCTGCGTGCACATGTGACGTCCAGCGATGTGCTTCCGGAAATCCGTTCTATCTGCGTGGAGGAGTTGGGCCTGTGGATGAGGCGTTACAGCTCCGTCTTCCTCAATGACACTTACCTCAAATACTTGGACTGGATGTCATACGACAAGGCGAGGAATACACATTTCTCCTCCTCAGATATATCATTACAAAAACACTTGTATTGATTTTGGCATTATCCTTTTAGATTCCAGATGTACGTCTCAAGTGTGTTTTGGGTCTTCAGACCTTGTATGGCGATCCTCTTCTTTTGCCTCAACTGGACCTTTTCACCAGTCGCTTCAAGGTAAATCGTTAGGCATGAGCACACTGgagaatcatttatttttcccccaagtTTGACAGGGAAAGCACATTTGTTCGTATATGAGCTGATGATGTCATATGATGATATATTAGCTGtaataatccataaatactGCACTGGACATTAAAACGGAGGATTCAATTACAGTATAGTTACTTAcagcaaaataacatttatcTTTCAATGAGAAAATTTAATTACTAGCGTATTTTTCCGACTATTgtaccagccaaagaatacacattgaagaggaacatttttttttagatggtgaTCCCTGCAATCCTtttcaatcccatttgtctTTCAGGACCGAATGATCTCCATGACACTGGACAAAGACAACGAAGTGGCTTTGCAGTCCATGAAATTAGCACTCCTCGTCTCCAAGTCAGTCCATTTCCACCAATATTTCTACTCCCCCTTTGTAGGAAAAggctccattttattttttccttccccCCACGCTTTCAGAACATGCGAAGACGCGCTGTCTTCCGATGACTACGGGGCTCTCCTCCAGCTCGTTTATTCCTCACAGCGTCCTCTCGCGGCCGCGGCCGGCGAGCTGCTCTTCCTAAGGTAAATACTCTTGTGAGCCAAAAAcctttttgggtaaaaaaaaatcaaaggtgGTATGCTCAaatttaatttgacttttttaatgATACACTGATTCTTGATAATGTATACAAAGAATCGAGATATATTGTCACAGCCTTAGTACATACTTTTTGTGCTTAATTTTTAATCACTGTTGCAATTGGTTGGCCCCAGAAGGTTTTGTTCATTAATGCATAAGTTATTGTATTATATTCCGTATTTTTTGTGGCTCTTTTAGAATTCTTAGCGCTCGCGATCCTGCCCCTGTCCGTCACGATGGAATTATTCAAGGGGAGAGTCATAAAGGGTTGACAAGACTGCTGGATTTCTACAAGCACTCTAAGGTGAATCCGTCATATTTTCATCTTTCTATTAGGATTCGTTCTtgcctcctgactaccagtagtagttcaaatttgtcctctttAGAGGACaaatttgtaaacctaaatatctccaatcgcattaactccttttgtgctctatagaggacattcagagctttaacaatgacaccaaatttattttgcaattctattccaattacttcacatagattggggaatttcaaaataaatgtgattggacaacattttttttcctggtagtcaggaggatatttAGTTCTAGGCATGGGAAGATACACCATGACGTCGGGAACACCCGCTGTGAAATGGCTTATTTTTCCAGTACCATCGACTACACTCATAGTCTTATCCAAATAgacattgttattatttagtggtttgggctttaaaagggtaactaatgaaaaaaaaatgttgtcttaCCTCCATCCTACTACCAACACACTTTGGTGCAGTTGCACAAGCACGTGGTTTACCTGGTGGACAGCCTTTGGGACTGCGCTGGAGCCCTGCTCAAGGACTGGCCCGCTATCACGTCTTTGCTGCTCCAGGACCCGGGGACAGGTCAGTAACACTCGTTCACCTCGGAACCGCTTCAGGACAAACAACTCTTGGCTTTTTGGTAGGCCTCGCCGGAGAGGACCAAGCGGCGCTGGTGGAAATCGCGCTGGCTTCCGTACGCCAGGCGTCAGAAGGTCCGGCGTTGGCTGGGAGGAGCGGCGCCAAAAAGGTGAGGGATAAAAGTGCAAACTCCAAATTCATACAAAGTGATTTTACTGTTTCTCTGCTACCAGGTGATGAGTTCCAGAGAAAAGAAAGTTCAGGTTGACGACTGCGCAAAAGTAACGCAGCATTTCCTGCGGGAACTGCCAACCTTAATGAGCAAAGTACAGTATTTCTGCCCACCTCTCGTTGTTGTCAATTTACGACCTAATGAGCCCCATTGCTACTTGAAGTTTTCAGGTCGATGGGATGTTGTTGCCTCCTTGGTGAGGATTCCTCAGTACTTCCTGCCAGAGAGCCCCGAGGCTCAAAACGCTCAGGTCAGAATTCCGGCCGAATTATCCCTCATCCTGCAGTTTGCGACTCAGTTAGTGGGAGTGATGGCAACTAATATTTTTGGATGAAACCATTTCACTTGCAATATTGATGTTAACAGTCTGCGGGGATAGCGATCAATATATAaactatatacagtaatccctcaattatcgagACTTCAAGCTATTATTTTGATATCAAGCTTTAAGCGAAAAGACCAATGGACATAATCAAGGATTAATAGCGGGTGTCCACATTTTCAGATGTTTTCGAGACTGTTAGCGGAAATGGTACTTGTCCTGGAGGTCCACTCGGGGGAGGACGTCCTGGAGGCCACGTCTCGCACCTTCCTCAGCCTGTGCGCAGAAGAGTCCGCCTGGGCCACGGCGGCCCGCCCCGTCCGAGATTCCATGGTCGGGGGCTGGGTGGACCACCTGAAAGAACTCTTGTCCGCCTCCTTCACGGTAAGCTTCTACTAGGACTACCAAGTGTcagaattataaaaaaaaaaaaatcaactaagaAACGCTGTCTTATCCAGGATGGCCTCCTCTTCTCCGATGAAACACAAACTGCAGACTTTTTAGTCACACTGAAGAAAGTCCGAGCTTTCCACAAGTAAGTGTCAGCAAACAAACGGGGTCCTCCAGGCAATTTCCCATCGACGTGACTTCCGCTTTCCCGCAGTTGTCACGACCTTTCCGGCTGGAATCTCTTCCACCTGCTATCCCCTCTGCTGCCAGCGGAGGGCGACCGGGCGGGGCTTCCTGCTTCGGTAATTGAGATTCAGTTGAAGctgtaaaaatgtcaaatgtgtgTTGAAGActaatcttgatttttttttttgtgacaggTGTTAACAGAAGTGTTACAATGCTTATGCTATTGCGTTTTCTGGTCTCTGAGCAAAAGCGACAAAATTCTGACTTCCAGGGTGAGTTCGATATTTCAATCCTGGTTGAAGTACCATTTTTGCCCACCAAACATACACATTGCTCCTTCAAGTTCTTCTGTATTCTATTTGCCTTTTCTTGGGACGAAGTATAAACTGCCACTTTTTGTTCTCAGGACGCATCCCTGTCCCAAAGGCTTCAGCTGCGCGTACTCTGCGAGGCCAGTCATCGCGGT
This window encodes:
- the LOC144086749 gene encoding cohesin subunit SA-2, which translates into the protein MIPEPASGPSELIRSSSQDEANSSGALNNSEDESGNENRQKRGRRRKRTLKEVENVTCKKAKSRRRCHRKDACRREREHAEAVTLFDVISMGPSAMQVVIDGWAEAYAADRDGSLLDLISFFIQCCGCKGVVTAEMCDTKGGGETLYTLAEELVEDLDEVASLQYKKFLAFPWILTVTWPTDADSPDYPLTQPGPRGRWFHAELSDFVSVLVRQCQESLLFDSYLVNTLISLLSELSDSHVRAFRHTCTLAAVKLLSSLMDVAINLSASVEKSQKLQRAQRPSRQKAQAELARKNVKELLEKRAEIESMMDTIFKAVFLKRYRDVLPEIRSICVEELGLWMRRYSSVFLNDTYLKYLDWMSYDKIPDVRLKCVLGLQTLYGDPLLLPQLDLFTSRFKDRMISMTLDKDNEVALQSMKLALLVSKTCEDALSSDDYGALLQLVYSSQRPLAAAAGELLFLRILSARDPAPVRHDGIIQGESHKGLTRLLDFYKHSKLHKHVVYLVDSLWDCAGALLKDWPAITSLLLQDPGTGLAGEDQAALVEIALASVRQASEGPALAGRSGAKKVMSSREKKVQVDDCAKVTQHFLRELPTLMSKFSGRWDVVASLVRIPQYFLPESPEAQNAQMFSRLLAEMVLVLEVHSGEDVLEATSRTFLSLCAEESAWATAARPVRDSMVGGWVDHLKELLSASFTDGLLFSDETQTADFLVTLKKVRAFHNCHDLSGWNLFHLLSPLLPAEGDRAGLPASVLTEVLQCLCYCVFWSLSKSDKILTSRDASLSQRLQLRVLCEASHRGLAHPDHRVRRQAFLGVCDILTAHSSQRQAWHPTSGGPLPYTPTPKLQMALLHFVCKNVFVGPDCVHESKALPASEEEKMEVLHRRRSTLAAYCKLVLHGVLEMSMAADIFTFYAKHHNDLGDIIKETIHRCRLVDKLEGTRALVTSLQRLFVHVTSEREGDGSPNGRLGERTLAGVKELARRLALTFGDVVKFRECLVLIHRSGIEFVFRDFSPALLPYLSILSEFSGKLLKADKRSVLTYLQRHASALEVEEEPLLYYRASLLAEGDTDAVRGRTNAIKGKAEGPSNKMTPQRPAGKTPAPFDAATSDQDEEDDAAVEVEL